One region of Mycolicibacterium insubricum genomic DNA includes:
- a CDS encoding condensation domain-containing protein, producing the protein MRIGKFTVGPLGEWEVESGRVTSWHPTAAAMESAGRAPVSPVPISFMQGQHLRNYCDRHAAGLNFSRQIIASCEAPGHCDIGAMNEAVNAYLRRHDTFRSWFEHTDDDQFVRHSLVDPEEIEFEPVDHGELSVEQIRAHVTDIPTPLEWGCFTFGIIQSEDHFTFFAAMDHVHGDATLIGTTMMEANGMYAALNDGGEALVLPDAGSFDDFCVRESEYAAELTLDSPGVRAWIEFAEDNHNGFPEFPLPLGDPETSTRSDMSSLVLMDAPQTQRFDDACQDAGTRFVGGLFACQGLVEHEFTGALTYYGLTPRDSRTVDDNFMTQGWFTGLIPITVPIAATSFTEAAGAAQAAFDSGLNMSRVPYYRVLELAPWLKWPRPNFPVTNFLHGGAAPLNAILAAADLGLANNIGIYPDGRFSYQLTIYIFRYAEGTVMAIMHPDNPIARKSANRYMEAMRSVTSRVADTGHWGRVA; encoded by the coding sequence TTGCGCATCGGGAAGTTCACCGTGGGTCCACTCGGGGAGTGGGAAGTGGAATCGGGCCGGGTGACTTCGTGGCACCCCACGGCGGCGGCGATGGAATCGGCGGGACGCGCTCCGGTCAGCCCGGTGCCGATCAGCTTTATGCAGGGCCAACACCTGCGCAATTACTGCGACCGGCACGCGGCGGGGCTGAATTTCTCGCGGCAGATCATCGCCAGTTGCGAGGCGCCCGGGCACTGCGACATCGGGGCGATGAACGAGGCCGTGAACGCCTATCTGCGCAGGCACGATACGTTCCGCAGCTGGTTCGAGCACACCGACGACGATCAGTTCGTTCGGCACTCGCTGGTCGATCCGGAGGAGATCGAGTTCGAGCCCGTCGACCACGGCGAACTGAGCGTCGAGCAGATCCGGGCGCACGTCACCGACATCCCGACGCCGCTGGAGTGGGGCTGTTTCACGTTCGGGATCATCCAAAGCGAGGATCACTTCACGTTTTTCGCCGCGATGGACCACGTGCACGGCGATGCGACGCTGATCGGCACCACGATGATGGAAGCCAACGGCATGTACGCGGCGCTCAACGACGGCGGTGAGGCGCTGGTCCTTCCGGACGCCGGCAGCTTCGACGACTTCTGTGTCCGGGAAAGCGAATACGCCGCGGAGCTGACCCTGGACTCGCCGGGCGTGCGCGCCTGGATCGAATTCGCGGAGGACAATCACAACGGATTCCCAGAATTTCCACTGCCTTTGGGTGATCCGGAGACCTCGACGCGCAGCGACATGAGCTCGCTGGTGCTGATGGACGCGCCGCAGACACAGCGATTCGACGACGCCTGCCAGGACGCCGGCACCCGGTTCGTCGGCGGACTGTTCGCCTGTCAGGGGTTGGTCGAACACGAGTTCACCGGCGCCCTGACGTACTACGGTCTCACCCCGCGGGATTCCCGCACCGTGGACGACAATTTCATGACGCAGGGCTGGTTTACCGGCCTGATCCCGATCACCGTCCCGATCGCGGCGACCAGCTTCACCGAGGCCGCCGGGGCGGCCCAGGCCGCGTTCGACTCGGGGCTGAACATGTCCCGGGTACCGTACTACCGGGTGCTGGAACTGGCGCCATGGTTGAAGTGGCCGCGGCCGAATTTCCCGGTGACGAACTTCCTGCACGGCGGCGCGGCGCCGCTGAACGCGATCCTCGCAGCGGCCGATCTGGGACTGGCCAACAACATCGGCATCTACCCGGATGGGCGCTTCTCCTACCAGCTGACCATCTACATCTTCCGATACGCTGAGGGTACGGTCATGGCGATCATGCATCCCGACAACCCGATTGCCCGCAAGTCGGCGAACCGGTACATGGAGGCGATGCGGTCGGTGACCTCGCGGGTTGCCGACACCGGACACTGGGGGCGGGTCGCATAG
- a CDS encoding MMPL/RND family transporter, which translates to MRRLADFVVRWPWAVIAIWIALAAALPLTVPSLGEMAQKHPLAILPADAPSSVAAQKMTDAFHESTNDNLMVVVLINEQGLQRSDEATYKKLVDALHDDMRDVVMVQDFLTTRELRTFLTSEDNKAWVVPVGMAGELGTPGAFDAFNRVSEIVNRAVAGTSMEVHITGPAATVADLTVAGDRDRMPIELAIGILVLAVLLLVYRNVVTMMLPLVTIGASLVIAQALVSGFSELTGAGVSNQSIVFLSAIMAGAGTDYAVFLISRYHDYIRAGDDSDRAVRLAMTSIGKVITASAATVGVTFLLLNFAQMGVFRTVGMSAAIGIAVAYLAGLTLLPAILTLAGPRGWVQPRRELTARFWRRSGIRIVRRPVHYLVASLLILAILGGSALFSHYNYDDRKSVSPSASSSIGYAALERHFPIGQSIPEFILIQSPNDLRTPRALADLEQMASRVAQLPDIARISGITRPLGEVPPEFRATFQAGIVGTRLADGSSQINQRTGDLNRLKNGANTLAANLADVRKQINKVAPGLQNLVDELTNIRAQYGGDQLVRDVEAAAELVDGLNALGRSMGLNVFAVKNVFGWVGPVLAALQNNPVCDANPSCAATRGQFEQILDQRNAGSVDQINNAAHQLQGLGDKQTLGATVTKLNAAMATVANAVNSLGLNRPGGAKGSLTQLNQNANKLAEGSQQVAGGVDQVVTQIKVIAAGLDEASAFLLTMKKDASDPSQAGFNIPEQVLGLPEFEKAAKAFISPDGHSVRYLVQTKLNPFSSEAMNQVNQISDIARGAQPNTALADATISMGGYPAALRDTRDYYQQDIRYIIIATLIVVMLILMVLLRAIVAPLYLVASVVVSYFAAIGIGVCVFQFLLGQELHWSVPPLAFVVLIAVGADYNMLMISRMRDESAHSVRYGVIRMLGSTGGVITAAGLIFAASMAGLLFSSIGIVVQGGFVIGVGILLDTFIVRTITVPAIAALLGQANWWPSRRRTARSAPESPPEPSPPAETEAVAG; encoded by the coding sequence ATGCGGCGGCTAGCTGACTTCGTGGTTCGTTGGCCGTGGGCCGTCATCGCGATCTGGATCGCCCTGGCTGCGGCGTTGCCGTTGACCGTCCCGTCGTTGGGCGAGATGGCCCAGAAGCATCCGTTGGCGATCCTGCCGGCCGACGCGCCGTCGAGCGTCGCCGCGCAGAAGATGACCGACGCGTTCCACGAATCGACCAACGACAACCTGATGGTCGTCGTGCTGATCAACGAGCAGGGCCTGCAACGCTCCGACGAGGCGACGTACAAGAAGCTCGTCGACGCGCTGCACGACGACATGCGCGACGTCGTGATGGTCCAGGACTTCCTCACCACCCGCGAATTGCGGACTTTTCTGACCAGTGAGGACAACAAGGCCTGGGTCGTTCCTGTGGGTATGGCCGGCGAGCTGGGAACGCCGGGCGCCTTCGACGCCTTCAACCGGGTCTCCGAGATCGTCAACCGCGCCGTCGCGGGCACCTCGATGGAGGTGCACATCACCGGCCCCGCGGCCACCGTCGCCGACCTCACCGTCGCCGGTGACCGCGACCGGATGCCGATCGAGCTGGCGATCGGCATCCTGGTGCTGGCCGTGCTGCTGCTGGTGTACCGCAACGTCGTGACGATGATGCTGCCACTGGTGACGATCGGGGCGTCGCTGGTGATCGCGCAGGCGCTGGTGTCCGGGTTCTCCGAACTGACCGGCGCGGGCGTGTCGAACCAGTCCATCGTCTTCCTCAGCGCGATCATGGCGGGCGCCGGGACCGACTACGCGGTCTTCCTGATCAGCCGCTACCACGACTACATACGGGCCGGTGATGACTCCGACCGTGCCGTCCGTCTGGCGATGACGTCGATCGGGAAGGTGATCACCGCGTCGGCGGCCACCGTCGGCGTAACGTTCCTGCTGCTGAACTTCGCCCAGATGGGTGTGTTCCGGACCGTCGGCATGTCCGCGGCGATCGGCATCGCCGTCGCCTACCTGGCCGGGCTGACCCTGCTGCCGGCGATCCTCACGCTGGCCGGGCCCCGCGGCTGGGTACAGCCCCGCCGCGAGCTGACCGCCCGCTTCTGGCGGCGCTCGGGCATCCGGATCGTGCGACGGCCGGTCCACTACCTGGTGGCCAGCCTGCTGATCCTCGCCATCCTGGGCGGCAGCGCGCTGTTTTCCCACTACAACTACGACGACCGGAAATCGGTGTCGCCGTCGGCGTCCAGTTCGATCGGCTACGCCGCGCTGGAACGCCACTTCCCGATCGGCCAGTCCATCCCCGAGTTCATCCTCATCCAGTCGCCGAACGACCTGCGCACCCCGCGTGCGCTGGCGGACCTGGAGCAGATGGCCTCGCGTGTCGCCCAGCTGCCCGACATCGCCCGGATCAGCGGCATCACTCGGCCGCTCGGCGAGGTGCCCCCGGAGTTCCGGGCCACCTTCCAGGCCGGGATCGTCGGCACCCGGCTGGCCGACGGGTCCAGCCAGATCAACCAGCGCACCGGCGACCTGAACCGGCTGAAAAACGGGGCGAACACACTGGCGGCGAACCTCGCCGACGTGCGCAAACAGATCAACAAGGTGGCACCGGGCCTGCAGAACCTGGTCGACGAGCTCACCAACATCCGGGCCCAGTACGGCGGGGACCAGCTGGTGCGCGACGTGGAGGCCGCCGCCGAACTGGTCGACGGCCTCAACGCGCTGGGCCGGTCCATGGGGCTCAACGTCTTCGCCGTGAAGAACGTGTTCGGCTGGGTCGGCCCGGTGCTGGCCGCCCTGCAGAACAACCCGGTGTGTGACGCCAACCCGTCGTGCGCGGCGACCCGCGGCCAGTTCGAGCAGATCCTCGACCAGCGCAACGCCGGCAGCGTCGACCAGATCAACAACGCCGCCCACCAGCTGCAGGGACTGGGGGACAAGCAGACCCTCGGCGCGACGGTGACCAAACTCAACGCCGCGATGGCGACGGTCGCCAACGCGGTCAACAGCCTCGGGCTCAACCGGCCCGGCGGCGCGAAGGGCAGCCTGACCCAGCTCAACCAGAACGCCAACAAGCTGGCCGAGGGCAGCCAGCAGGTGGCCGGCGGCGTGGACCAGGTGGTGACGCAGATCAAGGTGATCGCCGCGGGCCTGGACGAGGCGTCGGCGTTTCTGCTGACCATGAAGAAGGACGCGTCCGACCCGTCGCAGGCGGGCTTCAACATCCCCGAACAGGTGCTGGGCCTGCCGGAATTCGAGAAGGCCGCCAAGGCGTTCATCTCCCCGGACGGCCACTCGGTGCGCTACCTGGTGCAGACCAAGCTCAACCCGTTCAGCTCCGAGGCGATGAACCAGGTCAACCAGATCAGCGACATCGCCCGCGGCGCGCAGCCCAACACCGCGCTGGCCGATGCCACCATCTCGATGGGCGGCTACCCCGCCGCGCTGCGCGACACCCGCGACTACTACCAGCAGGACATCCGGTACATCATCATCGCGACGCTGATCGTCGTCATGCTGATCCTGATGGTGCTGCTGCGCGCGATCGTCGCACCGCTGTACCTCGTCGCGTCCGTCGTGGTGTCGTATTTCGCCGCCATCGGGATCGGGGTCTGCGTCTTCCAGTTCCTGCTCGGTCAGGAGCTGCACTGGAGCGTGCCGCCGCTGGCGTTCGTGGTGCTGATCGCCGTCGGCGCGGACTACAACATGCTGATGATCTCGCGGATGCGCGACGAGTCCGCGCACAGCGTCCGCTACGGCGTCATCCGGATGCTGGGTTCGACGGGCGGGGTGATCACCGCCGCGGGCCTGATCTTCGCGGCATCGATGGCCGGTCTGCTGTTCTCCAGCATCGGCATCGTGGTCCAGGGCGGCTTCGTGATCGGCGTGGGAATCCTGCTGGACACGTTCATCGTCCGTACCATTACCGTGCCGGCGATCGCCGCGCTGCTCGGCCAGGCGAACTGGTGGCCGTCGCGGCGGCGCACCGCGCGATCGGCGCCGGAGAGCCCGCCGGAACCGTCGCCACCAGCCGAAACCGAAGCGGTAGCGGGTTAG
- the pe gene encoding acyltransferase PE gives MKKLLAGLAVFLTASGSGCFGTALADDGPLPAPPPPSPADTGTAYALGGAHVLAIPYDEYIRRTGADWFPGMKREKVDYPAGQVQGHVLERVLPGIGALGEEIYPGIGLDGPSIGESVDVGEENLLNAIRTGGPGRAMGLSEGALVVNAVKARLANDPSAPPPDQLKFATFGDPIAKHAFGESFLTQMFAVGDVVPAMDYRIPAPVESQYDTDQFVSAYDSIADFPDRPDNLFALANSIAGLASGHTAVAFTNPSMVPPQNIRTTYNSRGARTTTYLIPEQHLPLVLPFKYLGYDDNTLNRLDAILQPRVDAGYSRNDDPATAPIQVDPVHGFDPLEITAPANEATFGGGADPMSELVNAALTAVGGKPTAGKH, from the coding sequence ATGAAGAAGCTCCTCGCAGGACTTGCGGTGTTTCTGACGGCGAGTGGATCCGGGTGCTTCGGGACCGCGCTGGCCGACGACGGCCCGCTGCCCGCACCCCCGCCGCCGTCACCCGCGGACACCGGCACGGCCTACGCCCTCGGCGGCGCGCACGTGCTCGCCATTCCCTACGACGAATACATCCGCCGGACCGGTGCGGACTGGTTCCCGGGCATGAAGCGGGAGAAGGTCGACTACCCGGCGGGCCAGGTGCAGGGCCACGTCCTGGAACGCGTGCTGCCCGGCATCGGGGCGCTCGGCGAGGAGATCTATCCCGGGATCGGACTGGACGGTCCCAGCATCGGCGAGTCGGTCGACGTCGGCGAGGAGAACCTGCTTAACGCCATCCGCACCGGCGGCCCCGGCCGGGCGATGGGCCTGTCCGAGGGCGCCCTGGTGGTCAACGCGGTGAAGGCCCGGCTGGCCAACGACCCGAGCGCCCCGCCGCCGGACCAGCTGAAGTTCGCGACCTTCGGCGACCCGATCGCCAAGCACGCCTTCGGTGAGAGTTTCCTGACCCAGATGTTCGCCGTCGGCGACGTGGTGCCCGCGATGGACTACCGCATCCCGGCGCCGGTGGAAAGCCAGTACGACACCGACCAGTTCGTGTCCGCCTACGACAGCATCGCCGATTTCCCGGACCGGCCGGACAACCTGTTCGCCCTGGCCAACTCGATCGCCGGGCTGGCCAGCGGCCACACCGCGGTGGCGTTCACCAACCCGAGCATGGTGCCGCCGCAGAACATCCGCACCACGTACAACTCCCGCGGCGCGCGGACCACCACGTATCTGATTCCCGAGCAGCACCTTCCGCTGGTGTTGCCGTTCAAGTACCTGGGCTACGACGACAACACGCTCAACCGGCTCGATGCGATCCTGCAGCCGCGGGTGGACGCCGGGTATTCGCGCAATGACGATCCGGCGACCGCCCCGATCCAGGTGGACCCGGTGCACGGCTTCGACCCGCTGGAGATCACCGCACCGGCCAACGAGGCGACGTTCGGCGGCGGTGCCGACCCGATGTCGGAGCTGGTCAACGCGGCGCTGACGGCCGTCGGCGGCAAACCCACCGCCGGAAAACACTGA
- a CDS encoding AMP-binding protein — protein sequence MSHSPQSTILSMLHGRAGMRPDEVGFTFTDYTADPAGAVERVTWSQLYRRTLNAAAELRLHASVGDRAVILAPQGMEYITAFLGCMQAGVIAVPLPLPHRGSGDDRVSAVVDDTAPSIVLTTSAVTADVAEYLDRARLGAAPKILDVDAMDLDGPADEGADSASGYPATAYLQYSSGSTRRPTGVMVSHRNLKSNFEQLMRGYFAESQINTNGMTIVSWLPFYHDMGLVLGVCAPILGGFPAALTSPVAFLEKPSRWMQALADNARPFSAAPNFAFELAARKTRDADLAGRDLGGVLGIINGAERVDPATLERFADRFSHFNFRDSMLRPSYGLAEATVFVAAGTWKESEPAVRFDADELAAGRVRRATKGGTALVRYQLPKSPVVRIVDADTCRESAADVVGEIWVHGDNVAAGYWGLPPESQQCFGATLLEPSTGTPDGPWLRTGDLGFVFGGELFIVGRVKDLLIIRGRNHYPEDIEATVQEISGGRVAAISVSENSTENLVTVIEVKERGDSAEAVAQGLHDLKNDIIAAITKVHGVSAGDLVLVAPGSIPTTTSGKIRRAACAELYRDNLLARLG from the coding sequence GTGAGCCATTCGCCCCAATCGACGATCCTCTCGATGTTGCACGGCCGCGCCGGCATGCGTCCCGACGAGGTGGGATTCACCTTCACCGACTACACCGCCGACCCGGCGGGCGCCGTCGAGCGGGTCACCTGGTCGCAGCTGTACCGGCGGACGCTGAACGCGGCGGCCGAGTTGCGACTGCACGCCTCGGTCGGCGACCGCGCGGTGATCCTGGCCCCGCAGGGCATGGAGTACATCACGGCGTTCCTCGGCTGCATGCAGGCCGGGGTGATCGCGGTTCCGCTGCCGCTGCCGCACCGCGGTTCCGGCGACGACCGGGTGAGCGCGGTCGTCGACGACACCGCGCCCTCGATCGTGCTCACCACCTCGGCGGTGACCGCCGACGTCGCCGAGTATCTCGACCGCGCGCGCCTGGGCGCCGCTCCGAAGATCCTCGACGTCGACGCGATGGATCTCGACGGCCCGGCCGACGAGGGCGCGGACTCGGCGTCGGGGTATCCCGCCACGGCGTACCTGCAGTACAGCTCGGGTTCGACGCGGCGACCGACCGGTGTGATGGTCTCGCACCGCAACCTGAAGTCGAACTTCGAGCAGTTGATGCGCGGCTACTTCGCCGAATCGCAGATCAACACCAACGGCATGACGATCGTGTCCTGGCTGCCGTTCTACCACGATATGGGTCTGGTCCTCGGGGTCTGCGCACCCATCCTGGGTGGTTTCCCGGCGGCGCTGACCAGCCCGGTCGCGTTCCTGGAGAAGCCGTCCCGCTGGATGCAGGCGCTGGCCGACAACGCCCGGCCGTTCTCCGCGGCGCCGAACTTCGCCTTCGAACTGGCCGCGCGCAAGACTCGCGACGCGGATCTGGCCGGGCGGGATCTCGGCGGGGTGCTCGGCATCATCAACGGCGCCGAACGGGTCGACCCGGCAACACTGGAACGATTCGCGGACCGGTTCTCGCACTTCAACTTTCGCGACAGCATGCTGCGCCCGTCGTACGGGCTGGCGGAGGCGACGGTGTTCGTGGCCGCCGGTACCTGGAAGGAATCCGAGCCCGCTGTGCGGTTCGACGCCGACGAGTTGGCGGCCGGTCGGGTGCGGCGTGCGACGAAAGGCGGCACGGCGCTGGTGCGCTACCAGCTGCCCAAGTCGCCGGTGGTGCGCATCGTCGACGCCGACACCTGCCGGGAAAGCGCGGCGGATGTGGTCGGTGAGATCTGGGTGCACGGCGACAACGTCGCGGCCGGCTACTGGGGGCTGCCGCCGGAATCCCAACAGTGCTTCGGCGCAACACTTCTCGAACCGTCGACCGGCACCCCGGACGGGCCGTGGCTGCGCACCGGGGACCTGGGCTTCGTGTTCGGCGGCGAGCTGTTCATCGTCGGCCGGGTCAAGGACCTGCTGATCATCCGCGGACGCAACCACTACCCGGAGGACATCGAGGCGACCGTCCAGGAGATCAGCGGCGGGCGCGTCGCGGCGATCTCGGTGTCGGAGAACAGCACCGAGAACCTGGTCACCGTGATCGAGGTCAAGGAGCGCGGCGACTCGGCTGAGGCCGTTGCCCAGGGGCTGCACGACCTCAAGAACGACATCATCGCCGCGATCACCAAGGTGCACGGAGTCAGCGCGGGCGATCTCGTTCTGGTGGCACCGGGCTCGATACCGACCACCACCAGCGGCAAGATTCGCCGCGCCGCGTGCGCCGAGCTGTACCGGGACAACCTGCTGGCCCGGTTGGGGTAG
- a CDS encoding GAP family protein → MWFTLLTMAVAVSLEPFRIGMTILMLNRPRPLLQLLAFLAGGFLMSIAVGTVVLFILRPAASSAHFTLPRVQIVVGVLLLLNAAALATGLLGNAEDGPPGWLEPITRRGRQLLDGRSLWTAGAAGLGIALPSVDYLGVLALIAANGGTPQRQIGALLVFSVVAFGLVELPLLAYLVAPDRTRKTLAVMQDRIRSQGRRAVTILFTVVGCGLLTVGLAGL, encoded by the coding sequence ATGTGGTTCACCCTGCTCACCATGGCGGTCGCCGTGAGCCTGGAGCCGTTCCGGATCGGCATGACGATCCTGATGCTGAATCGGCCGCGTCCCCTGCTGCAGCTGCTCGCCTTCCTGGCCGGCGGGTTCCTGATGAGCATCGCCGTGGGCACCGTCGTGCTGTTCATCCTGCGCCCGGCGGCGTCCTCGGCGCATTTCACCCTGCCGAGGGTGCAGATCGTCGTCGGAGTGCTGCTGCTACTCAACGCCGCGGCGCTGGCCACCGGGCTGCTGGGCAACGCCGAGGACGGGCCACCGGGCTGGCTGGAGCCAATCACCCGGCGCGGACGACAGCTGCTCGACGGACGCTCGCTGTGGACCGCGGGCGCCGCCGGGCTGGGCATCGCGCTGCCGTCGGTCGACTACCTCGGCGTGCTCGCGCTGATCGCCGCCAACGGTGGCACGCCGCAGCGGCAGATCGGCGCCCTGCTGGTGTTCAGCGTGGTGGCGTTCGGGCTGGTGGAGCTCCCGCTGCTGGCCTACCTGGTGGCCCCGGACCGAACCCGGAAAACCCTCGCGGTGATGCAGGATCGGATCCGCTCGCAGGGCCGTCGGGCCGTCACGATCCTGTTCACCGTGGTCGGTTGCGGGCTGCTCACCGTCGGCCTCGCCGGCTTGTAG
- a CDS encoding MFS transporter: MSSGAADTPAAQPPPEQRRPGKVRRSAVASWVLWDFGATGLNALVITFVFSVYLTEQVGAGLPGGGPPASWLGRALTIAGLGVALLAPATGVWVNAPSRRRTVLAVLTAAVVAMTASMSLIQADYRFFVVGLALLACTAACSDLATVPYNAMLGQLSTAKTSGRISGLGSGAGFLGSVLLLLLVYVGFIGGDGDNRGLLGLPIADGDNVRASMLLVAAWFAVFALPLLLTLRAPTATAAEPSFGVIGAYRNLWREIRSEWQRDHNVVYYLLASAIFRDGLTGVFTFGAVLGVGVYGLTQADVLVFGVCASTVAALGAIGGGVLDDRLGSKRVITGALSAMIVVGAVLLASSGPRAFWICGLLLCLFIGPTLASARALMLRMSAEGKEGVAFGLYTTTGRAASFLAPWMFFTFVDLFHAERAGLAGLCLVLAVGLVAMLVMVRVPREAK, from the coding sequence ATGAGCAGCGGCGCCGCGGACACCCCGGCGGCCCAGCCGCCCCCGGAGCAGCGGCGGCCCGGCAAGGTCCGGCGGTCGGCGGTGGCGTCCTGGGTGCTGTGGGATTTCGGGGCGACCGGGCTCAACGCCCTCGTCATCACCTTCGTCTTCTCCGTCTACCTCACCGAGCAGGTCGGCGCGGGCCTGCCCGGCGGCGGCCCGCCCGCCAGCTGGCTGGGCCGGGCGCTGACGATCGCCGGACTGGGGGTGGCATTGCTGGCCCCGGCGACCGGCGTCTGGGTGAACGCGCCGAGCCGGCGCCGCACGGTGCTGGCGGTGCTCACCGCGGCGGTCGTCGCGATGACCGCGTCGATGAGCCTCATCCAGGCCGACTACCGCTTCTTCGTGGTGGGCCTGGCGCTGCTCGCGTGCACGGCGGCCTGCAGCGATCTCGCGACAGTGCCGTACAACGCCATGCTCGGGCAGCTGTCGACCGCCAAGACCTCCGGGCGCATCTCCGGGCTCGGCTCGGGAGCGGGGTTCCTGGGCAGCGTGCTGCTGCTGCTGCTCGTGTACGTCGGGTTCATCGGCGGCGACGGAGACAACCGCGGGCTGCTCGGCCTCCCGATCGCCGACGGCGACAACGTGCGCGCCTCGATGCTGCTGGTCGCCGCGTGGTTCGCCGTGTTCGCGCTGCCACTGCTGCTCACCCTGCGCGCACCGACGGCCACCGCCGCCGAGCCGAGCTTCGGGGTGATCGGTGCCTACCGCAACCTGTGGCGCGAGATCCGGTCGGAATGGCAACGCGACCACAACGTCGTCTACTACCTTTTGGCCAGCGCCATCTTCCGGGACGGACTGACCGGCGTGTTCACCTTCGGCGCCGTGCTCGGCGTGGGCGTCTACGGGCTGACCCAGGCAGACGTGCTGGTGTTCGGCGTGTGCGCGAGCACCGTCGCGGCCCTCGGTGCCATCGGCGGTGGGGTGCTCGACGACAGGCTCGGCTCCAAGCGCGTCATCACCGGCGCGCTGTCGGCGATGATCGTCGTCGGCGCCGTCCTGCTGGCCTCCTCCGGCCCGCGGGCGTTCTGGATCTGCGGACTGCTGCTGTGCCTGTTCATCGGGCCGACGCTGGCGTCGGCGCGGGCGTTGATGCTGCGGATGTCCGCGGAGGGGAAAGAGGGCGTCGCTTTCGGCCTCTATACGACGACAGGGCGCGCCGCGTCGTTCCTCGCGCCGTGGATGTTCTTCACCTTCGTCGACCTGTTCCACGCCGAACGCGCCGGGCTGGCCGGGCTGTGCCTGGTGCTCGCGGTCGGGCTGGTGGCCATGCTGGTCATGGTGCGCGTGCCGCGAGAGGCGAAGTAG
- a CDS encoding DUF2252 domain-containing protein produces the protein MAEQVLRDRVITPEVPGEERAHGRSLRKEAPRSGLGQLVISPRSAVEILVEQNRTRVASLVPLRFARMLTDPFSFYRGSAAVMAADLAAGPSSGIPVYSCGDAHLSNFGIYAAPDRALIFDLNDFDETAMAPAEWDLKRLVTSGIVGGRHAGYSEKVIRKQVAEVLASYRRGLQDVLDMGILDRYYLRFEPERYNARAGGALAEVIARTTRQARKRTSKRVFGRIMEERPDGSLRLRENPPVLRHLKVAVEDRILATFREYLTTVPPDVALVLSHFKVTDIAQRVVGVGSVGTRCYLVIMTGPCGTPLVMQVKEAGQSVLESYGAVPQSDWMHRGISERGEGARVVAGQQVLQASSDVFLGALRWDGRDYYVRQFHDMKGSVDTEIMSQREFGRYVSACALVLARAHAQSRNATVWAGYIGKGGAFDEAITQWSFAYADKAFGDYQQLVAAAAAGEIEVADDPLR, from the coding sequence ATGGCCGAACAGGTATTGCGCGATCGGGTAATCACGCCCGAAGTCCCCGGGGAGGAACGCGCGCACGGACGCTCCCTGCGCAAAGAGGCCCCGCGCAGCGGGTTGGGCCAGCTGGTGATCTCGCCGCGCAGCGCGGTGGAGATCCTCGTCGAGCAGAACCGGACGCGGGTTGCGTCGTTGGTGCCGCTGCGATTCGCCCGGATGCTCACCGATCCCTTCTCCTTCTATCGCGGATCGGCGGCGGTGATGGCCGCGGACCTGGCCGCGGGCCCGTCCAGCGGAATCCCGGTGTATTCGTGCGGCGACGCGCACCTGTCGAACTTCGGCATTTATGCCGCGCCCGATCGGGCATTGATCTTCGACCTCAACGACTTCGACGAGACCGCGATGGCGCCGGCGGAATGGGATCTCAAGCGGCTGGTGACCAGCGGGATCGTCGGAGGAAGGCATGCCGGCTACTCGGAGAAGGTGATCCGCAAGCAGGTGGCCGAGGTGTTGGCGTCCTACCGTCGCGGACTGCAGGACGTGCTGGACATGGGAATCCTGGACCGCTACTACCTGCGGTTCGAACCCGAACGCTACAACGCGCGCGCCGGTGGAGCGCTGGCGGAGGTCATCGCGCGTACCACCCGGCAAGCCCGTAAACGGACCTCCAAGCGGGTATTCGGCCGCATCATGGAGGAGCGGCCCGACGGTTCGCTGCGGCTGCGGGAGAACCCGCCGGTGCTTCGGCATCTCAAGGTCGCGGTGGAGGACCGGATACTCGCCACATTCCGTGAGTATCTGACCACCGTGCCGCCCGACGTCGCACTGGTGCTGTCGCACTTCAAGGTCACCGACATCGCCCAGCGGGTGGTGGGGGTGGGCAGCGTCGGCACCCGTTGCTATCTCGTCATCATGACCGGACCCTGCGGAACGCCGTTGGTCATGCAGGTCAAGGAGGCGGGCCAGTCGGTTCTGGAGAGCTACGGCGCTGTGCCGCAATCAGACTGGATGCACCGGGGGATCAGCGAACGGGGCGAGGGGGCCCGGGTGGTCGCCGGGCAGCAGGTCCTGCAGGCAAGCTCGGACGTGTTCCTGGGCGCCCTGCGCTGGGACGGCCGCGACTACTACGTGCGCCAGTTCCACGACATGAAGGGCAGCGTCGACACCGAGATCATGTCGCAGCGCGAATTCGGTCGATACGTCAGCGCCTGCGCACTGGTGCTGGCGCGGGCCCACGCGCAGAGCCGCAACGCCACGGTGTGGGCGGGCTACATCGGCAAGGGCGGCGCGTTCGACGAGGCCATCACCCAGTGGTCATTTGCCTACGCGGACAAAGCCTTCGGTGACTACCAGCAGCTGGTGGCGGCAGCCGCCGCGGGCGAGATCGAGGTGGCGGACGACCCGCTGCGGTGA